CGACCGAGGTCGCCTTCTACCTGGTGCTGCCCCTGGTGGTGCGGCTGCTCACGCCGCGCTCGCGTCTCGACGTACGCCGCGTGCTCATCGGCTGCCTGCTGCTCTCGGTCGCCGGGGTGGTCTTCGCCGCCGGCGCCCGCACCTGGTTCGAGCAGCCCCTCGCCGCGGAGTGGCTGCCGGCGTATCTGCCGTGGTTCCTGGCCGGCACCGCGCTCGCGGCGTGCTCGGTCGATCCGGGCATGCGCGAGCGGCTCGACGCGGTCGCCCGCGACCTGACCGGCTGGTGGCTGCTGGCGCTGGGGCTCTTCGTCGCCGCCTGCACGCCCATCACGGGCCCGACGGGGCTCACCGAGGCCCCGACGCCGGCCGAGGCGGCGCTGCGGTGCGTGCTCTACGGCGCTGTCGCGGTCTGCGTCATCGTGCCGCTGGTCTTCGGCCCCGAGCTCGAGGGGCCGGTGCGCCGGCGGCTGGCCGGCCCGGTGCCGAGCGCGCTCGGCGAGATCTCCTACGGCATCTTCTCGATCCACATGATCGTGCTCCTGCTGGGCATGGACCTGCTCGGCTACGAGGTCTTCGCCGACCGCTTCTGGACCGTCCTGGGGATGACCGTGGTCGTCACCGTGCCGCTCGCGGCACTCTCCTACATCTTCTTCGAACGCCGCGTGATGCGCCTGCGCAGCTGGCGCCCGTTCCGCGGCCGGCGCAGGGACGATCCGGTCTCCTCGGCTCGCTCGCGCGGTCCGGCGGAGGCCGCAGCTGCGGCGAGCACCACCGCGGCCAGCGAGAGCGCCTGAGCCGTCCACGACGGCGCGTGCCACGGCAGGTCCCACACCGCCGGGAGGATCTCGACGGCCAGTGCCCCGGCGAGCAGGGCGGCGCCCGACCCGGCGGCCAGCAGACGGGTGATGCCCGGGCCACCGCCCGTCAGACGCGACAGCCCCCAGGCCACCACGGCGGCGAGGGCGCCCCACCAGCCGGCCAGCAGCCCGGCCACGACCGCGAGCACCCCGGCGTCGTACCAACGCCACGGCGCCGCCTCGGGGAAGAGCTCGAGCCTGGGCGCCGTGCTTCGCCGTCGCCAGGTCGTCACCAGCGCGAGGGCCAGCACGAGCACCGCCCCGCCCGCACCGGCGAGCAGTCCGAGCCGGTAGGTGTGCTCGGGCTCGAACCCGAGGCGCACCTCTCCCCCGTCTCCGGCGGGCACGACCCACCCCTGCTGCCAGCCGTCGACGCGCTGGGGCTGCAGCGGGGTGCCGTCGAGGGTCGCGGTGGCGCCGGGGTTGATGTTCTGCGGGAGCACGAGCACCCGGTCGTAGGTCGTCGCCGACACGTTC
The sequence above is drawn from the Nocardioides albertanoniae genome and encodes:
- a CDS encoding acyltransferase family protein translates to MSAGRHQAAVAADRRFLTLDALRAVGALMVLLTHVGFQTGRYPRGWTGAMLAHLDLGVALFFVVSGFLLARPWFAASAAGAPPPSTGRYLWKRALRILPLYWVVVVVCLLLAPANSDVDTGGWIANLTLTQIYTEDSHAYGLAHMWSLSTEVAFYLVLPLVVRLLTPRSRLDVRRVLIGCLLLSVAGVVFAAGARTWFEQPLAAEWLPAYLPWFLAGTALAACSVDPGMRERLDAVARDLTGWWLLALGLFVAACTPITGPTGLTEAPTPAEAALRCVLYGAVAVCVIVPLVFGPELEGPVRRRLAGPVPSALGEISYGIFSIHMIVLLLGMDLLGYEVFADRFWTVLGMTVVVTVPLAALSYIFFERRVMRLRSWRPFRGRRRDDPVSSARSRGPAEAAAAASTTAASESA